The DNA window GTAGCCGCCCAGCGAACCGCACGGACGGCCATACCTTTCGGGCCCCAATCGAAACGGGCCAAACCTCGTGCTCCCCCAGGTCATGGCTCCCACGCCGCGTTGGGGGACCCTCAGGTCGCCGTGTCCCAGGCGATGCGGGTGTGCCATCGTTCCCCTCAGTCCGTTCTCCTCAGGTCGAGATCGACAGCGATGGGAAGTGCCGTCTCCCGCCAACCGGTGAGGTCGCCGGAGTAGCGGGCGGTGTACTTGTCGTGAACCGCATCGCGAGCGAGTCGGTCCTCATGCGGTGCGGTCACGAGGCGAGCCGTGCCGGCGTACTCGTCGGCGCCGACGCGAACCCGGACGGCAGGGGTGCGCGTCAGGTTGCGAACCCAGTCGGAACGGGTCCCGCCGCCGGAGAGCATATAGATGGTGGAGTCGACGTGGGCGAACCAGATCTCGATGATGTGGGGACGCCCGGTGACTCTCCCTATG is part of the Acidimicrobiia bacterium genome and encodes:
- a CDS encoding nitroreductase/quinone reductase family protein, coding for MTGSTALDRHLVIDLTTIGRVTGRPHIIEIWFAHVDSTIYMLSGGGTRSDWVRNLTRTPAVRVRVGADEYAGTARLVTAPHEDRLARDAVHDKYTARYSGDLTGWRETALPIAVDLDLRRTD